One stretch of Sebastes umbrosus isolate fSebUmb1 chromosome 5, fSebUmb1.pri, whole genome shotgun sequence DNA includes these proteins:
- the tle2a gene encoding transducin-like enhancer protein 2a isoform X1, translating into MFPQNRPPLALFFSSQAPLQPPPGSSASVVAAAAAAAAAASGTPQSLKLTYPETLDRIKEEFQFLQTQYHSLKMECEKLATEKTEIQRHYVMYYEMSYGLNIEMHKQTEIAKRLNVICAQLIPFLSQEHQQQVVQAMERAKQVTMGELNASIGQQLQAQHLSQHAQGLPMGPHPSGLTHPGLALGGGSSLLALSGALGAQLAAKDERAHLEAAAAAAAAAEHHRDREAGPSSLSNGDKGRPADYLSNGKKRKADEKEFMTDYGSDADKSDDNLVVDEDPSSPRSVQSYSSRENGLDKMPPSRKEGPPQASPASLASSSSAPSPSRGKEPPQREKSSTPGMKPGTPMSQESNTPGPSGPPQFRPVPGKPGVDPLALGLRNPLAVQGAYPPGAFGLPPGVNGDLAGAAGYGAGLHLVSPQMNGAAAAAAAAAAAGYGRSPVVGYESPHPHMRVPGLPASLQSAAAGKPAYSFHVSADGQMQPVPFPPDALLGPGIPRHARQIHTLSHGEVVCAVTISTSTRHVYTGGKGCVKVWDISQPGSKSPMAQLDCLNRDNYIRSCKLLSDGRTLIVGGEASTLSIWDLATPTPRIKAELTSSAPACYALAISPDNKVCFSCCSDGNIVVWDLHNQTLVRQFQGHTDGASCIDISNDGTKLWTGGLDNTVRCWDLREGRQLQQHDFTSQIFSLGYCPTGEWLAVGMESSNVEVLHVSKPDKYQLHLHESCVLSLKFAYCGKWFVSTGKDNLLNAWRTPYGSSIFQSKESSSVLSCDISPDDQFIVTGSGDKKATVYEVIY; encoded by the exons TTTGAAAATGGAATGTGAGAAACTGGCCACAGAGAAGACGGAGATCCAGAGGCACTACGTTATG TATTACGAGATGTCCTACGGCCTTAACATTGAAATGCACAAACAG ACGGAGATTGCCAAGCGGTTGAACGTGATCTGTGCTCAGCTCATCCCATTCCTGTCACAGGag CACCAACAACAGGTGGTCCAGGCCATGGAGCGCGCCAAACAGGTGACCATGGGGGAGCTAAATGCTTCGATAGGG CAACAGCTTCAGGCCCAGCACCTCTCCCAGCATGCCCAGGGTTTGCCAATGGGCCCGCACCCGTCAGGACTAACTCACCCCGGCCTGGCGCTTGGCGGAGGGTCCAGCCTGCTGGCCCTGTCTGGGGCTCTGGGTGCCCAGCTGGCTGCCAAGGATGAGAGAGCTCACCTAGAGGCAGCCGCAGCCGCCGCTGCTGCCGCAGAGCACCACAGAG ACCGTGAAGCAGGACCA aGCTCTCTGTCCAATGGGGATAAGGGTCGCCCAGCAGACTACCTCAGCAACGGCAAGAAGAGGAAAGCTGATGAGAAGGAGTTCATGACCGACTAT GGCAGCGATGCAGATAAGAGCGATGATAATTTGGTGGTGGATGAG GACCCGTCGTCCCCCCGCAGTGTGCAGTCCTACTCGTCCAGGGAGAACGGCCTGGACAAGATGCCCCCTTCCCGTAAGGAGGGCCCCCCGCAGGCCAGCCCCGCCTCCCTGGCGTCCTCCAGCAGCGCCCCTTCGCCGTCTCGTGGCAAAGAGCCCCCACAG AGGGAGAAGTCTAGTACTCCAGGTATGAAGCCAGGGACCCCCATGTCTCAAGAGTCCAACACCCCGGGACCCAGCGGACCTCCACAGTTCAGACCTGTCCCCGGCAAGCCTGGTGTCGACCCCCTCG cTCTGGGTCTGAGAAACCCCCTGGCGGTGCAGGGAGCGTACCCTCCGGGGGCATTCGGCCTGCCTCCAGGGGTGAACGGGGACCTGGCCGGGGCGGCGGGTTACGGCGCCGGCCTCCACTTAGTCTCCCCCCAGATGAacggagctgctgcagcagcagcggcggcagcTGCCGCAGGCTACGGACGGTCCCCTGTG GTGGGCTATGAGTCTCCACACCCGCATATGAGGGTCCCCGGGCTGCCTGCCAGCCTGCAGTCAGCCGCCGCCGGAAAACC CGCCTACTCGTTCCACGTGAGCGCAGACGGCCAGATGCAGCCGGTGCCCTTTCCCCCCGATGCCCTGCTGGGCCCGGGAATCCCTCGCCACGCCCGTCAGATTCACACCTTGAGCCACGGAGAGGTGGTGTGCGCCGTCACCATCAGCACCTCGACGCGCCACGTCTACACCGGAGGCAAGGGCTGCGTCAAGGTGTGGGACATCAGCCAGCCTGGCAGCAAGAGCCCCATGGCCCAGCTGGACTGTCTG AACAGGGATAACTACATCCGCTCCTGCAAGCTGCTCTCAGACGGACGGACCTTGATCGTCGGCGGGGAGGCCAGCACGCTGTCAATCTGGGATTTGGCCACGCCCACTCCTCGCATCAAGGCGGAGCTGACGTCGTCCGCTCCCGCCTGCTACGCTCTGGCCATCTCCCCTGACAACAAGGTCTGCTTCTCCTGCTGCAGCGACGGCAACATCGTCGTCTGGGACCTTCACAACCAGACGCTGGtcag GCAATTCCAGGGCCATACAGACGGAGCGAGCTGCATCGACATCTCCAACGACGGCACCAAACTGTGGACGGGAGGGCTGGACAACACCGTCCGCTGCTGGGACCTCCGAGAGGGACGCCAGCTCCAGCAGCACGACTTCACCTCGCag ATCTTCTCTCTAGGCTACTGTCCGACAGGCGAGTGGCTGGCTGTGGGAATGGAGAGCAGTAACGTGGAAGTTCTGCATGTCTCCAAACCTGACAAGTACCAGCTGCACCTCCATGAGAGCTGCGTTCTTTCTCTCAAGTTTGCCTACTGCg GTAAATGGTTCGTGAGCACAGGCAAAGATAACCTCCTGAATGCATGGCGGACACCTTATGGATCCAGCATATTCCAG TCTAAGGAGTCGTCGTCAGTTCTCAGCTGTGATATCTCCCCTGACGACCAGTTCATCGTCACCGGCTCCGGGGACAAGAAGGCCACAGTCTACGAAGTAATCTACTGA
- the tle2a gene encoding transducin-like enhancer protein 2a isoform X4 produces MECEKLATEKTEIQRHYVMYYEMSYGLNIEMHKQTEIAKRLNVICAQLIPFLSQEHQQQVVQAMERAKQVTMGELNASIGQQLQAQHLSQHAQGLPMGPHPSGLTHPGLALGGGSSLLALSGALGAQLAAKDERAHLEAAAAAAAAAEHHRDREAGPSSLSNGDKGRPADYLSNGKKRKADEKEFMTDYGSDADKSDDNLVVDEDPSSPRSVQSYSSRENGLDKMPPSRKEGPPQASPASLASSSSAPSPSRGKEPPQREKSSTPGMKPGTPMSQESNTPGPSGPPQFRPVPGKPGVDPLALGLRNPLAVQGAYPPGAFGLPPGVNGDLAGAAGYGAGLHLVSPQMNGAAAAAAAAAAAGYGRSPVVGYESPHPHMRVPGLPASLQSAAAGKPAYSFHVSADGQMQPVPFPPDALLGPGIPRHARQIHTLSHGEVVCAVTISTSTRHVYTGGKGCVKVWDISQPGSKSPMAQLDCLNRDNYIRSCKLLSDGRTLIVGGEASTLSIWDLATPTPRIKAELTSSAPACYALAISPDNKVCFSCCSDGNIVVWDLHNQTLVRQFQGHTDGASCIDISNDGTKLWTGGLDNTVRCWDLREGRQLQQHDFTSQIFSLGYCPTGEWLAVGMESSNVEVLHVSKPDKYQLHLHESCVLSLKFAYCGKWFVSTGKDNLLNAWRTPYGSSIFQSKESSSVLSCDISPDDQFIVTGSGDKKATVYEVIY; encoded by the exons ATGGAATGTGAGAAACTGGCCACAGAGAAGACGGAGATCCAGAGGCACTACGTTATG TATTACGAGATGTCCTACGGCCTTAACATTGAAATGCACAAACAG ACGGAGATTGCCAAGCGGTTGAACGTGATCTGTGCTCAGCTCATCCCATTCCTGTCACAGGag CACCAACAACAGGTGGTCCAGGCCATGGAGCGCGCCAAACAGGTGACCATGGGGGAGCTAAATGCTTCGATAGGG CAACAGCTTCAGGCCCAGCACCTCTCCCAGCATGCCCAGGGTTTGCCAATGGGCCCGCACCCGTCAGGACTAACTCACCCCGGCCTGGCGCTTGGCGGAGGGTCCAGCCTGCTGGCCCTGTCTGGGGCTCTGGGTGCCCAGCTGGCTGCCAAGGATGAGAGAGCTCACCTAGAGGCAGCCGCAGCCGCCGCTGCTGCCGCAGAGCACCACAGAG ACCGTGAAGCAGGACCA aGCTCTCTGTCCAATGGGGATAAGGGTCGCCCAGCAGACTACCTCAGCAACGGCAAGAAGAGGAAAGCTGATGAGAAGGAGTTCATGACCGACTAT GGCAGCGATGCAGATAAGAGCGATGATAATTTGGTGGTGGATGAG GACCCGTCGTCCCCCCGCAGTGTGCAGTCCTACTCGTCCAGGGAGAACGGCCTGGACAAGATGCCCCCTTCCCGTAAGGAGGGCCCCCCGCAGGCCAGCCCCGCCTCCCTGGCGTCCTCCAGCAGCGCCCCTTCGCCGTCTCGTGGCAAAGAGCCCCCACAG AGGGAGAAGTCTAGTACTCCAGGTATGAAGCCAGGGACCCCCATGTCTCAAGAGTCCAACACCCCGGGACCCAGCGGACCTCCACAGTTCAGACCTGTCCCCGGCAAGCCTGGTGTCGACCCCCTCG cTCTGGGTCTGAGAAACCCCCTGGCGGTGCAGGGAGCGTACCCTCCGGGGGCATTCGGCCTGCCTCCAGGGGTGAACGGGGACCTGGCCGGGGCGGCGGGTTACGGCGCCGGCCTCCACTTAGTCTCCCCCCAGATGAacggagctgctgcagcagcagcggcggcagcTGCCGCAGGCTACGGACGGTCCCCTGTG GTGGGCTATGAGTCTCCACACCCGCATATGAGGGTCCCCGGGCTGCCTGCCAGCCTGCAGTCAGCCGCCGCCGGAAAACC CGCCTACTCGTTCCACGTGAGCGCAGACGGCCAGATGCAGCCGGTGCCCTTTCCCCCCGATGCCCTGCTGGGCCCGGGAATCCCTCGCCACGCCCGTCAGATTCACACCTTGAGCCACGGAGAGGTGGTGTGCGCCGTCACCATCAGCACCTCGACGCGCCACGTCTACACCGGAGGCAAGGGCTGCGTCAAGGTGTGGGACATCAGCCAGCCTGGCAGCAAGAGCCCCATGGCCCAGCTGGACTGTCTG AACAGGGATAACTACATCCGCTCCTGCAAGCTGCTCTCAGACGGACGGACCTTGATCGTCGGCGGGGAGGCCAGCACGCTGTCAATCTGGGATTTGGCCACGCCCACTCCTCGCATCAAGGCGGAGCTGACGTCGTCCGCTCCCGCCTGCTACGCTCTGGCCATCTCCCCTGACAACAAGGTCTGCTTCTCCTGCTGCAGCGACGGCAACATCGTCGTCTGGGACCTTCACAACCAGACGCTGGtcag GCAATTCCAGGGCCATACAGACGGAGCGAGCTGCATCGACATCTCCAACGACGGCACCAAACTGTGGACGGGAGGGCTGGACAACACCGTCCGCTGCTGGGACCTCCGAGAGGGACGCCAGCTCCAGCAGCACGACTTCACCTCGCag ATCTTCTCTCTAGGCTACTGTCCGACAGGCGAGTGGCTGGCTGTGGGAATGGAGAGCAGTAACGTGGAAGTTCTGCATGTCTCCAAACCTGACAAGTACCAGCTGCACCTCCATGAGAGCTGCGTTCTTTCTCTCAAGTTTGCCTACTGCg GTAAATGGTTCGTGAGCACAGGCAAAGATAACCTCCTGAATGCATGGCGGACACCTTATGGATCCAGCATATTCCAG TCTAAGGAGTCGTCGTCAGTTCTCAGCTGTGATATCTCCCCTGACGACCAGTTCATCGTCACCGGCTCCGGGGACAAGAAGGCCACAGTCTACGAAGTAATCTACTGA
- the tle2a gene encoding transducin-like enhancer protein 2a isoform X3: MFPQNRPPLALFFSSQAPLQPPPGSSASVVAAAAAAAAAASGTPQSLKLTYPETLDRIKEEFQFLQTQYHSLKMECEKLATEKTEIQRHYVMYYEMSYGLNIEMHKQTEIAKRLNVICAQLIPFLSQEHQQQVVQAMERAKQQQLQAQHLSQHAQGLPMGPHPSGLTHPGLALGGGSSLLALSGALGAQLAAKDERAHLEAAAAAAAAAEHHRDREAGPSSLSNGDKGRPADYLSNGKKRKADEKEFMTDYGSDADKSDDNLVVDEDPSSPRSVQSYSSRENGLDKMPPSRKEGPPQASPASLASSSSAPSPSRGKEPPQREKSSTPGMKPGTPMSQESNTPGPSGPPQFRPVPGKPGVDPLALGLRNPLAVQGAYPPGAFGLPPGVNGDLAGAAGYGAGLHLVSPQMNGAAAAAAAAAAAGYGRSPVVGYESPHPHMRVPGLPASLQSAAAGKPAYSFHVSADGQMQPVPFPPDALLGPGIPRHARQIHTLSHGEVVCAVTISTSTRHVYTGGKGCVKVWDISQPGSKSPMAQLDCLNRDNYIRSCKLLSDGRTLIVGGEASTLSIWDLATPTPRIKAELTSSAPACYALAISPDNKVCFSCCSDGNIVVWDLHNQTLVRQFQGHTDGASCIDISNDGTKLWTGGLDNTVRCWDLREGRQLQQHDFTSQIFSLGYCPTGEWLAVGMESSNVEVLHVSKPDKYQLHLHESCVLSLKFAYCGKWFVSTGKDNLLNAWRTPYGSSIFQSKESSSVLSCDISPDDQFIVTGSGDKKATVYEVIY; the protein is encoded by the exons TTTGAAAATGGAATGTGAGAAACTGGCCACAGAGAAGACGGAGATCCAGAGGCACTACGTTATG TATTACGAGATGTCCTACGGCCTTAACATTGAAATGCACAAACAG ACGGAGATTGCCAAGCGGTTGAACGTGATCTGTGCTCAGCTCATCCCATTCCTGTCACAGGag CACCAACAACAGGTGGTCCAGGCCATGGAGCGCGCCAAACAG CAACAGCTTCAGGCCCAGCACCTCTCCCAGCATGCCCAGGGTTTGCCAATGGGCCCGCACCCGTCAGGACTAACTCACCCCGGCCTGGCGCTTGGCGGAGGGTCCAGCCTGCTGGCCCTGTCTGGGGCTCTGGGTGCCCAGCTGGCTGCCAAGGATGAGAGAGCTCACCTAGAGGCAGCCGCAGCCGCCGCTGCTGCCGCAGAGCACCACAGAG ACCGTGAAGCAGGACCA aGCTCTCTGTCCAATGGGGATAAGGGTCGCCCAGCAGACTACCTCAGCAACGGCAAGAAGAGGAAAGCTGATGAGAAGGAGTTCATGACCGACTAT GGCAGCGATGCAGATAAGAGCGATGATAATTTGGTGGTGGATGAG GACCCGTCGTCCCCCCGCAGTGTGCAGTCCTACTCGTCCAGGGAGAACGGCCTGGACAAGATGCCCCCTTCCCGTAAGGAGGGCCCCCCGCAGGCCAGCCCCGCCTCCCTGGCGTCCTCCAGCAGCGCCCCTTCGCCGTCTCGTGGCAAAGAGCCCCCACAG AGGGAGAAGTCTAGTACTCCAGGTATGAAGCCAGGGACCCCCATGTCTCAAGAGTCCAACACCCCGGGACCCAGCGGACCTCCACAGTTCAGACCTGTCCCCGGCAAGCCTGGTGTCGACCCCCTCG cTCTGGGTCTGAGAAACCCCCTGGCGGTGCAGGGAGCGTACCCTCCGGGGGCATTCGGCCTGCCTCCAGGGGTGAACGGGGACCTGGCCGGGGCGGCGGGTTACGGCGCCGGCCTCCACTTAGTCTCCCCCCAGATGAacggagctgctgcagcagcagcggcggcagcTGCCGCAGGCTACGGACGGTCCCCTGTG GTGGGCTATGAGTCTCCACACCCGCATATGAGGGTCCCCGGGCTGCCTGCCAGCCTGCAGTCAGCCGCCGCCGGAAAACC CGCCTACTCGTTCCACGTGAGCGCAGACGGCCAGATGCAGCCGGTGCCCTTTCCCCCCGATGCCCTGCTGGGCCCGGGAATCCCTCGCCACGCCCGTCAGATTCACACCTTGAGCCACGGAGAGGTGGTGTGCGCCGTCACCATCAGCACCTCGACGCGCCACGTCTACACCGGAGGCAAGGGCTGCGTCAAGGTGTGGGACATCAGCCAGCCTGGCAGCAAGAGCCCCATGGCCCAGCTGGACTGTCTG AACAGGGATAACTACATCCGCTCCTGCAAGCTGCTCTCAGACGGACGGACCTTGATCGTCGGCGGGGAGGCCAGCACGCTGTCAATCTGGGATTTGGCCACGCCCACTCCTCGCATCAAGGCGGAGCTGACGTCGTCCGCTCCCGCCTGCTACGCTCTGGCCATCTCCCCTGACAACAAGGTCTGCTTCTCCTGCTGCAGCGACGGCAACATCGTCGTCTGGGACCTTCACAACCAGACGCTGGtcag GCAATTCCAGGGCCATACAGACGGAGCGAGCTGCATCGACATCTCCAACGACGGCACCAAACTGTGGACGGGAGGGCTGGACAACACCGTCCGCTGCTGGGACCTCCGAGAGGGACGCCAGCTCCAGCAGCACGACTTCACCTCGCag ATCTTCTCTCTAGGCTACTGTCCGACAGGCGAGTGGCTGGCTGTGGGAATGGAGAGCAGTAACGTGGAAGTTCTGCATGTCTCCAAACCTGACAAGTACCAGCTGCACCTCCATGAGAGCTGCGTTCTTTCTCTCAAGTTTGCCTACTGCg GTAAATGGTTCGTGAGCACAGGCAAAGATAACCTCCTGAATGCATGGCGGACACCTTATGGATCCAGCATATTCCAG TCTAAGGAGTCGTCGTCAGTTCTCAGCTGTGATATCTCCCCTGACGACCAGTTCATCGTCACCGGCTCCGGGGACAAGAAGGCCACAGTCTACGAAGTAATCTACTGA
- the tle2a gene encoding transducin-like enhancer protein 2a isoform X2: MFPQNRPPAPLQPPPGSSASVVAAAAAAAAAASGTPQSLKLTYPETLDRIKEEFQFLQTQYHSLKMECEKLATEKTEIQRHYVMYYEMSYGLNIEMHKQTEIAKRLNVICAQLIPFLSQEHQQQVVQAMERAKQVTMGELNASIGQQLQAQHLSQHAQGLPMGPHPSGLTHPGLALGGGSSLLALSGALGAQLAAKDERAHLEAAAAAAAAAEHHRDREAGPSSLSNGDKGRPADYLSNGKKRKADEKEFMTDYGSDADKSDDNLVVDEDPSSPRSVQSYSSRENGLDKMPPSRKEGPPQASPASLASSSSAPSPSRGKEPPQREKSSTPGMKPGTPMSQESNTPGPSGPPQFRPVPGKPGVDPLALGLRNPLAVQGAYPPGAFGLPPGVNGDLAGAAGYGAGLHLVSPQMNGAAAAAAAAAAAGYGRSPVVGYESPHPHMRVPGLPASLQSAAAGKPAYSFHVSADGQMQPVPFPPDALLGPGIPRHARQIHTLSHGEVVCAVTISTSTRHVYTGGKGCVKVWDISQPGSKSPMAQLDCLNRDNYIRSCKLLSDGRTLIVGGEASTLSIWDLATPTPRIKAELTSSAPACYALAISPDNKVCFSCCSDGNIVVWDLHNQTLVRQFQGHTDGASCIDISNDGTKLWTGGLDNTVRCWDLREGRQLQQHDFTSQIFSLGYCPTGEWLAVGMESSNVEVLHVSKPDKYQLHLHESCVLSLKFAYCGKWFVSTGKDNLLNAWRTPYGSSIFQSKESSSVLSCDISPDDQFIVTGSGDKKATVYEVIY, translated from the exons TTTGAAAATGGAATGTGAGAAACTGGCCACAGAGAAGACGGAGATCCAGAGGCACTACGTTATG TATTACGAGATGTCCTACGGCCTTAACATTGAAATGCACAAACAG ACGGAGATTGCCAAGCGGTTGAACGTGATCTGTGCTCAGCTCATCCCATTCCTGTCACAGGag CACCAACAACAGGTGGTCCAGGCCATGGAGCGCGCCAAACAGGTGACCATGGGGGAGCTAAATGCTTCGATAGGG CAACAGCTTCAGGCCCAGCACCTCTCCCAGCATGCCCAGGGTTTGCCAATGGGCCCGCACCCGTCAGGACTAACTCACCCCGGCCTGGCGCTTGGCGGAGGGTCCAGCCTGCTGGCCCTGTCTGGGGCTCTGGGTGCCCAGCTGGCTGCCAAGGATGAGAGAGCTCACCTAGAGGCAGCCGCAGCCGCCGCTGCTGCCGCAGAGCACCACAGAG ACCGTGAAGCAGGACCA aGCTCTCTGTCCAATGGGGATAAGGGTCGCCCAGCAGACTACCTCAGCAACGGCAAGAAGAGGAAAGCTGATGAGAAGGAGTTCATGACCGACTAT GGCAGCGATGCAGATAAGAGCGATGATAATTTGGTGGTGGATGAG GACCCGTCGTCCCCCCGCAGTGTGCAGTCCTACTCGTCCAGGGAGAACGGCCTGGACAAGATGCCCCCTTCCCGTAAGGAGGGCCCCCCGCAGGCCAGCCCCGCCTCCCTGGCGTCCTCCAGCAGCGCCCCTTCGCCGTCTCGTGGCAAAGAGCCCCCACAG AGGGAGAAGTCTAGTACTCCAGGTATGAAGCCAGGGACCCCCATGTCTCAAGAGTCCAACACCCCGGGACCCAGCGGACCTCCACAGTTCAGACCTGTCCCCGGCAAGCCTGGTGTCGACCCCCTCG cTCTGGGTCTGAGAAACCCCCTGGCGGTGCAGGGAGCGTACCCTCCGGGGGCATTCGGCCTGCCTCCAGGGGTGAACGGGGACCTGGCCGGGGCGGCGGGTTACGGCGCCGGCCTCCACTTAGTCTCCCCCCAGATGAacggagctgctgcagcagcagcggcggcagcTGCCGCAGGCTACGGACGGTCCCCTGTG GTGGGCTATGAGTCTCCACACCCGCATATGAGGGTCCCCGGGCTGCCTGCCAGCCTGCAGTCAGCCGCCGCCGGAAAACC CGCCTACTCGTTCCACGTGAGCGCAGACGGCCAGATGCAGCCGGTGCCCTTTCCCCCCGATGCCCTGCTGGGCCCGGGAATCCCTCGCCACGCCCGTCAGATTCACACCTTGAGCCACGGAGAGGTGGTGTGCGCCGTCACCATCAGCACCTCGACGCGCCACGTCTACACCGGAGGCAAGGGCTGCGTCAAGGTGTGGGACATCAGCCAGCCTGGCAGCAAGAGCCCCATGGCCCAGCTGGACTGTCTG AACAGGGATAACTACATCCGCTCCTGCAAGCTGCTCTCAGACGGACGGACCTTGATCGTCGGCGGGGAGGCCAGCACGCTGTCAATCTGGGATTTGGCCACGCCCACTCCTCGCATCAAGGCGGAGCTGACGTCGTCCGCTCCCGCCTGCTACGCTCTGGCCATCTCCCCTGACAACAAGGTCTGCTTCTCCTGCTGCAGCGACGGCAACATCGTCGTCTGGGACCTTCACAACCAGACGCTGGtcag GCAATTCCAGGGCCATACAGACGGAGCGAGCTGCATCGACATCTCCAACGACGGCACCAAACTGTGGACGGGAGGGCTGGACAACACCGTCCGCTGCTGGGACCTCCGAGAGGGACGCCAGCTCCAGCAGCACGACTTCACCTCGCag ATCTTCTCTCTAGGCTACTGTCCGACAGGCGAGTGGCTGGCTGTGGGAATGGAGAGCAGTAACGTGGAAGTTCTGCATGTCTCCAAACCTGACAAGTACCAGCTGCACCTCCATGAGAGCTGCGTTCTTTCTCTCAAGTTTGCCTACTGCg GTAAATGGTTCGTGAGCACAGGCAAAGATAACCTCCTGAATGCATGGCGGACACCTTATGGATCCAGCATATTCCAG TCTAAGGAGTCGTCGTCAGTTCTCAGCTGTGATATCTCCCCTGACGACCAGTTCATCGTCACCGGCTCCGGGGACAAGAAGGCCACAGTCTACGAAGTAATCTACTGA